In Planctomycetaceae bacterium, the following are encoded in one genomic region:
- the dut gene encoding dUTP diphosphatase: MPVSPIEIRIKRKDGCLDVPLPQYMSDHAAGMDLCAACDEDVTVAPGQVRLVPCGFYMAMPVGYEAQVRPRSGLALKHGVMLPNAPGTIDADYRGEVCVILGNVGSEPFVVRRGMRIAQMVIAPVTRAQVQVVDDLDATARGAGGFGHTGV; encoded by the coding sequence ATGCCTGTCAGTCCGATAGAAATAAGGATCAAACGCAAGGATGGTTGCCTTGACGTGCCCCTGCCGCAGTACATGAGCGATCACGCGGCCGGGATGGATCTCTGCGCCGCCTGCGACGAGGATGTGACTGTTGCCCCCGGCCAGGTGCGGCTGGTGCCGTGCGGATTTTACATGGCCATGCCGGTCGGGTACGAGGCGCAGGTTCGGCCGCGGAGCGGGTTGGCGCTCAAGCACGGCGTGATGCTGCCCAACGCGCCGGGCACGATCGACGCCGATTACCGCGGCGAGGTGTGCGTGATCCTGGGCAACGTCGGCAGCGAGCCGTTCGTGGTTCGCCGCGGGATGCGGATCGCCCAAATGGTGATCGCCCCGGTGACCCGGGCCCAGGTGCAGGTGGTCGACGATCTCGACGCCACCGCCCGAGGCGCCGGCGGGTTCGGGCATACAGGTGTGTGA
- a CDS encoding STAS domain-containing protein, producing MLTATNPLQVTRYQDLTVVKFIETSILDTLAAQTMGNDLFKLVDQERCRRIVLDFSSVQFLSSSMIGVLLVLANKARTIDGSVVILGMRPQMREMLEMTKPDKLLKFADTRTGAFRVLDVYIAH from the coding sequence ATGCTTACAGCAACCAATCCATTACAGGTGACCCGCTACCAGGACCTGACGGTCGTGAAGTTCATCGAGACGTCGATCCTGGACACGCTCGCTGCGCAGACCATGGGCAACGACCTGTTCAAACTCGTCGACCAGGAACGGTGCCGGCGCATCGTGCTGGACTTCAGTTCCGTCCAGTTCCTCTCCTCCAGCATGATCGGCGTGCTGCTGGTGCTGGCCAACAAGGCCCGCACCATCGACGGCAGCGTCGTGATCCTGGGCATGCGCCCGCAGATGCGCGAAATGCTTGAAATGACCAAGCCCGACAAACTGCTCAAGTTCGCCGACACCCGAACCGGCGCCTTCCGCGTGCTCGACGTGTATATCGCTCATTAA
- a CDS encoding PDZ domain-containing protein has protein sequence MMLRIALAIAGLLLLSSSAMAQELFVSTRGDDSNPGSREKPLATLDKARAMVRSIKRKAPQPVTVSLLSGTYYLPQTFKLTAADSGSKDSPVMYRAAEGAKVVLSGGRRLELAWKPWKNGIFKAAVPQAKDGAWPFEELFVNGKRQILARYPNYDPKGGNWGGHAADVVAPERVKTWRDPAGGYMHALQKHLWGSQHYVITGVKDGQAVLDGGWQNNRITPPHDLYRFVENVLEELDVPGEWYLDRTSGTLYVMPPLRTGKPIDLSDAVIEAPVLETLVEMAGSADKPVEFVSFEGLTFTHANRTFMKTREPLLRSDWTIYRCGAVLAENTHDCAVRNCTFDSVGGNAIFVNKHNLRFEASGCHIFAAGASAICFVGSPKAVREAGYNFDHDAAPRIDRTPGPKADLYPAQCRAHDNLIHDIGVFEKQVAGVQIAMAEEITVSHNSIYRIPRAGINIGDGCWGGHVLEFNDVFDTVLETGDHGSFNSWGRDRFWPKGPAEMSLWDARKTTIIRNNRFRCDHGWDIDLDDGSSNYHIYNNLCLHGGLKLREGYYRTAENNIMVDNSFHPHVWFANSGDVFRRNIVSRPYKPIHVASPWGKEVDHNLLHAPGKKPKPWTKTGSARDEHSMTGDAMFVDPAAGDYRVREGSPALKLGFKNFPMDQFGVVSPALKAKAATPKLPTPARAGADEEPETLAWMDATVRPVKGYEILSSLGRSEEIGVALTKVPDDSAAAKAGFVPMDVILKISGKPINTLTALTKAAPPGKTVTISLRRRSGEMITIKAAI, from the coding sequence ATGATGCTCCGAATTGCGTTGGCAATCGCGGGTCTGCTTCTGCTATCTTCCTCGGCCATGGCACAAGAACTTTTTGTATCCACGCGCGGCGACGATTCCAATCCCGGCTCCCGGGAGAAACCTCTGGCGACGCTGGACAAGGCGCGGGCGATGGTCCGCTCCATCAAGCGAAAGGCCCCCCAGCCGGTCACGGTCAGCCTCCTGTCCGGCACGTATTACCTGCCGCAGACGTTCAAGCTGACGGCGGCGGACTCGGGCAGCAAAGACTCGCCTGTCATGTATCGCGCGGCCGAGGGCGCGAAGGTCGTCCTCAGCGGCGGGCGGCGGCTGGAACTGGCGTGGAAGCCCTGGAAGAACGGCATCTTCAAGGCCGCCGTGCCGCAGGCCAAAGACGGGGCCTGGCCGTTTGAAGAACTGTTCGTCAACGGCAAGCGGCAGATTCTGGCTCGCTATCCCAACTATGATCCCAAGGGCGGCAACTGGGGCGGGCATGCTGCCGACGTCGTTGCGCCCGAGCGGGTGAAGACCTGGCGCGACCCGGCCGGCGGATACATGCACGCCCTGCAGAAGCACCTCTGGGGCAGCCAGCACTACGTCATCACTGGCGTGAAGGACGGGCAGGCCGTGCTCGACGGCGGCTGGCAGAACAACCGCATCACGCCGCCGCACGACCTGTACCGCTTTGTCGAGAATGTGCTCGAAGAGCTCGACGTCCCCGGCGAGTGGTACCTCGACCGCACCAGCGGCACGCTGTACGTCATGCCGCCCCTGCGAACCGGCAAGCCGATCGACCTGTCCGACGCGGTCATCGAAGCCCCCGTGCTCGAGACGCTCGTCGAGATGGCCGGCTCGGCTGACAAGCCCGTCGAGTTCGTCAGTTTCGAAGGGCTGACGTTCACGCACGCCAACCGCACGTTCATGAAGACCCGCGAGCCCCTGCTGCGAAGCGACTGGACGATTTATCGCTGCGGGGCCGTGCTGGCCGAGAACACACATGACTGCGCCGTGCGCAATTGCACCTTCGACAGCGTCGGCGGCAACGCGATCTTCGTCAACAAGCACAACCTGCGATTCGAAGCCTCCGGCTGTCATATCTTCGCCGCCGGCGCCAGCGCGATCTGCTTCGTCGGCAGCCCCAAGGCCGTGCGCGAAGCGGGCTACAATTTCGACCACGACGCCGCGCCTCGGATCGACCGAACGCCTGGCCCCAAGGCCGATCTCTACCCCGCGCAATGCCGCGCGCACGATAATCTCATCCACGACATCGGCGTCTTCGAGAAGCAGGTCGCCGGCGTTCAGATCGCCATGGCCGAGGAGATCACCGTCTCCCACAACAGCATCTATCGCATCCCGCGGGCGGGTATCAACATCGGCGACGGCTGCTGGGGCGGGCACGTGCTGGAGTTCAACGACGTCTTCGACACCGTGCTGGAGACCGGCGACCACGGCTCGTTCAACTCCTGGGGGCGCGACCGCTTCTGGCCCAAAGGTCCTGCCGAAATGTCGCTCTGGGACGCCCGTAAAACCACGATCATCCGAAACAACCGCTTCCGCTGCGACCACGGATGGGATATCGACCTCGACGACGGCTCGTCGAACTACCACATCTACAACAACCTCTGCCTCCACGGCGGGCTCAAGCTGCGCGAGGGCTACTACCGCACGGCCGAGAACAACATCATGGTCGACAACTCCTTCCACCCGCACGTGTGGTTCGCCAACAGCGGCGACGTCTTCCGGCGCAACATCGTCTCGCGCCCGTACAAGCCCATCCACGTGGCTTCCCCCTGGGGCAAGGAAGTGGACCACAACCTCCTGCACGCGCCGGGCAAAAAGCCCAAGCCGTGGACCAAGACCGGATCGGCCCGCGATGAGCATTCGATGACCGGCGATGCGATGTTCGTTGACCCCGCGGCCGGCGACTACCGCGTGCGGGAGGGCTCGCCGGCATTGAAGCTGGGCTTCAAGAACTTCCCAATGGACCAGTTCGGCGTCGTCAGCCCCGCGCTGAAAGCCAAGGCCGCTACTCCTAAGCTGCCCACACCTGCCAGGGCTGGGGCCGACGAGGAACCCGAAACCCTCGCCTGGATGGACGCCACGGTCCGGCCGGTCAAGGGCTACGAGATCCTCTCGTCGCTGGGCCGCAGCGAAGAGATCGGCGTGGCGCTGACGAAGGTGCCTGACGACAGCGCTGCCGCCAAGGCGGGATTCGTGCCGATGGATGTGATCCTCAAGATCAGCGGCAAGCCGATCAACACGCTGACGGCGCTGACCAAAGCCGCCCCGCCCGGCAAGACCGTCACAATTTCCCTCCGCCGCCGAAGCGGCGAGATGATCACGATCAAAGCAGCGATTTGA
- a CDS encoding right-handed parallel beta-helix repeat-containing protein, whose amino-acid sequence MTNGTMRVWAGLLAVAIGCTMAATAGAGELYVSTKGADTAAGTKAAPFATVSRAQQEVRKLIAAGLKEDVTVRIAPGVYELAAPLVLGTEDSGTAEHSVTYAADGGAVVISGGRRIGAFKAEGKVWTADVPAAREGKWYFRQLFVNGRRAVRARSGQTNIRKAILPRSLSSYRIWFNSGVADWKNVGDVELIFFGHWDVGRKRLESASAGGQMVALAGPHFPALLQNAAVPTLRAYFENARELLDEPGEWYLDRTSGQLSYMPLAGESPASAEAVAPALDRLVELAGTSEKPVRNVHFRGLSFQHADWAPPPFGYHGFQAGRYVAARNAEQRPHPGIEAALRWRGAEGCSLKQCSVSFVGGAGVDLGERCRGNVIEGCTFQDIGGGAVCVGSAVSDEATVATGNRIEGNLVERCALDYQGAVGIWAGFSRGTVIRHNEVRELPYTGISVGWQWGDSPTVCRDNIIEFNLVHHVMNMLGDGGGIYTLGAQPGSVIRGNVIRDVPRSPYPRGYANFGLYLDQGSKGFNVADNLVYNIAQGPLRMNRIPKENQTWGENVFENGPAPETPAAKAILKKAGLPAKQN is encoded by the coding sequence ATGACGAATGGAACCATGCGGGTTTGGGCAGGACTTCTGGCTGTTGCGATTGGCTGCACGATGGCCGCCACGGCCGGGGCCGGCGAGTTGTACGTCAGCACCAAGGGCGCCGACACGGCTGCGGGCACCAAGGCCGCGCCGTTTGCCACCGTGAGCCGCGCGCAGCAGGAAGTCCGCAAGCTCATCGCGGCGGGGCTCAAGGAAGACGTTACTGTCCGGATCGCCCCGGGTGTGTACGAACTGGCGGCGCCGCTGGTGCTGGGGACCGAAGATTCCGGCACGGCTGAGCATAGCGTGACTTACGCCGCCGACGGCGGGGCGGTGGTGATCAGCGGCGGACGGCGCATCGGGGCTTTCAAGGCCGAGGGCAAGGTCTGGACGGCCGACGTGCCGGCCGCCCGCGAGGGCAAGTGGTACTTCCGCCAGCTCTTCGTCAATGGCCGGCGCGCGGTCCGCGCCCGCTCGGGCCAGACGAACATCCGCAAGGCGATCCTCCCACGCAGCCTCAGCAGCTATCGCATCTGGTTCAATAGCGGCGTGGCCGACTGGAAGAATGTCGGCGACGTGGAACTGATCTTCTTCGGCCATTGGGACGTCGGGCGCAAACGCCTGGAGTCGGCGTCGGCGGGCGGGCAGATGGTCGCGTTGGCCGGGCCTCACTTTCCGGCGCTGCTTCAAAACGCGGCCGTGCCGACGCTGCGGGCATACTTCGAGAACGCCCGCGAGCTGCTCGATGAACCCGGCGAGTGGTACCTCGACCGCACCAGCGGGCAGTTGAGCTACATGCCGCTGGCCGGGGAGTCGCCGGCGTCGGCCGAGGCGGTCGCCCCGGCGCTGGACCGCCTGGTGGAGCTCGCCGGCACAAGCGAAAAGCCCGTGCGCAACGTACACTTCCGCGGGCTGTCGTTCCAGCATGCCGACTGGGCGCCGCCGCCGTTCGGTTACCACGGTTTCCAGGCCGGGCGCTACGTCGCCGCTCGCAACGCTGAGCAGCGGCCGCACCCGGGTATCGAGGCGGCGCTGCGCTGGCGCGGCGCCGAGGGGTGCAGCCTCAAACAGTGCAGCGTGAGCTTCGTCGGCGGGGCCGGCGTGGACCTCGGCGAACGCTGCCGCGGCAACGTGATCGAGGGCTGCACGTTCCAGGACATCGGCGGCGGGGCAGTGTGCGTGGGGTCGGCCGTCAGTGACGAGGCCACCGTGGCGACGGGCAACCGCATCGAGGGCAACCTCGTCGAGCGCTGCGCGCTGGACTACCAGGGCGCGGTGGGGATCTGGGCGGGGTTCAGCCGCGGGACGGTGATCCGCCACAACGAGGTGCGCGAGTTGCCGTACACGGGCATCTCGGTCGGCTGGCAGTGGGGCGACAGCCCGACGGTCTGCCGCGACAACATCATCGAGTTCAACCTCGTGCATCACGTGATGAACATGCTCGGCGACGGTGGCGGCATCTACACGCTTGGGGCCCAGCCGGGTTCGGTGATCCGCGGCAACGTGATCCGCGACGTGCCTCGCAGCCCCTACCCGCGCGGGTACGCCAACTTCGGCCTGTACCTCGACCAGGGTTCCAAGGGCTTCAATGTGGCGGACAATCTGGTCTACAACATCGCCCAGGGCCCGCTGCGGATGAACCGGATCCCCAAGGAGAACCAGACCTGGGGCGAGAACGTCTTCGAAAATGGTCCCGCCCCCGAGACGCCCGCCGCGAAGGCGATCCTGAAGAAAGCCGGCCTGCCGGCGAAGCAAAATTGA
- a CDS encoding DNA translocase FtsK 4TM domain-containing protein has product MATKDKKSKSPAAPAKLPAPPAPQGQHRFVRYCFILAMSGLVLLAWLSLLSFSPTDQPSGQKYPPEVHNAAGVIGSYLAWFLRYWVGGGAYMGLLFASVATFILILGGQIKDLPWRIAGTLLLVAATSSAAHLVRPGAAGDPFHAAAGILGMGLGSLLKAHLGSWGAWIVVVVSLCTGMMLAADNLVLRLPGLGKKAWQNRPQLPDVLTALKAAPQPQTVPAADKTIVTLKPRPTPATKAAEPAAITAVAGPARAAEVPLVERPAPAPLRPVPVPAPRVQVPRPAPKPAKADKKKDDYILPSADLLAKPTQNYSREQDAQAQIKQAVLQQTLDDFNVAAQVVGYQTGPVITLFELSLSAGVKVSQVQSLANDIARALAVPGVRVVSPLPNKDTIGIEVPNMDKEIVRIRSLMDLAPEAEGEMALPLYLGKNAGGEAIVADLSRMPHMLIAGTTGSGKSVCINTIIMSLLMTRRPEDVRLILVDPKMVEMAAFEEVPHLLCPIVHEMPKAESILEWAATKMDERYELLKECNVKNIAGFNKLTAKEIYERLGIESEEEKATATTHLPYYVIIVDELADLIMTSTKEVEGHIIRIAQKARAVGIHLILATQRPSANVVTGLIKSNMPCRISFRVASRQESRIVLDHNGAEVLLGQGDMLLLEPGQSALARAQGTYVDDSEIKAVVNELRKTRKPEYNVELANMSASPSGDDSGERDDLFDQAVEIVLASKRGSVSLLQRRLAVGYTRASRIIDQMAMAGLLGEYKGSQAREVTMTIDEWHQMKDSIAADQSGASSADGTPTSV; this is encoded by the coding sequence ATGGCTACGAAAGACAAGAAGTCGAAATCTCCCGCCGCGCCGGCAAAGCTGCCGGCTCCGCCGGCGCCGCAGGGGCAGCATCGCTTCGTGCGATACTGCTTCATCCTGGCCATGAGCGGCCTGGTGCTGCTGGCATGGCTGAGCCTGCTGAGTTTCAGCCCGACCGATCAGCCGTCCGGGCAGAAGTATCCTCCTGAAGTTCACAACGCCGCGGGCGTTATCGGTTCGTACCTGGCGTGGTTCCTGCGGTACTGGGTCGGCGGCGGCGCGTACATGGGGCTGCTGTTCGCTTCGGTGGCGACATTCATTCTCATCCTGGGCGGTCAGATCAAGGACCTGCCCTGGCGCATCGCCGGAACGCTGCTGCTGGTGGCGGCGACCAGTTCGGCCGCCCATCTGGTGCGTCCCGGCGCGGCGGGCGATCCGTTCCACGCGGCGGCGGGTATCCTGGGCATGGGTCTGGGCAGCTTGCTCAAGGCCCACCTGGGCTCGTGGGGCGCGTGGATCGTCGTCGTCGTCTCGCTATGTACGGGGATGATGCTGGCGGCGGATAACCTGGTGCTTCGCCTTCCGGGCCTGGGCAAGAAGGCCTGGCAGAACCGCCCGCAACTGCCCGATGTTCTGACGGCCCTCAAGGCCGCCCCGCAGCCCCAGACCGTGCCGGCGGCTGACAAGACCATCGTCACGCTCAAGCCCCGCCCGACGCCTGCGACCAAGGCCGCCGAGCCCGCGGCGATAACGGCTGTGGCAGGTCCGGCCAGGGCCGCCGAGGTTCCGCTCGTCGAGCGCCCCGCGCCTGCGCCGCTGCGCCCTGTCCCGGTCCCCGCACCGCGCGTGCAGGTGCCTCGCCCGGCGCCCAAGCCCGCCAAGGCCGATAAGAAGAAAGACGACTACATCCTGCCCTCAGCCGATCTGCTGGCCAAGCCCACGCAGAACTACTCCCGCGAGCAGGACGCCCAGGCCCAGATCAAGCAGGCGGTGCTGCAGCAGACGCTCGACGATTTCAACGTCGCCGCCCAGGTCGTCGGGTACCAGACCGGACCGGTGATCACACTGTTCGAGTTGTCGCTGTCGGCCGGCGTCAAGGTCAGCCAGGTGCAGAGCCTGGCCAATGACATCGCCCGCGCGCTGGCCGTGCCCGGCGTGCGCGTGGTTTCGCCGCTGCCCAACAAAGACACCATCGGCATCGAAGTGCCGAACATGGACAAGGAAATCGTCCGCATCCGCAGCCTGATGGACCTGGCGCCCGAGGCCGAGGGCGAGATGGCCCTGCCGCTGTATCTGGGCAAGAACGCCGGCGGCGAGGCGATCGTGGCCGACCTGTCCCGCATGCCGCACATGCTCATCGCCGGAACCACCGGCTCGGGCAAGAGCGTCTGCATCAACACCATCATCATGTCGCTGCTGATGACGCGCCGGCCGGAGGACGTGCGGCTGATCCTGGTGGACCCCAAGATGGTCGAGATGGCGGCCTTCGAAGAAGTGCCCCACCTGCTGTGCCCCATCGTCCACGAGATGCCCAAGGCCGAGAGCATTCTCGAATGGGCCGCGACCAAGATGGACGAGCGCTACGAGCTGCTCAAGGAATGCAACGTCAAGAACATCGCCGGTTTCAATAAGCTCACCGCCAAGGAGATCTACGAGCGCCTGGGCATCGAGAGCGAAGAGGAAAAGGCCACCGCCACGACGCACCTGCCGTATTACGTGATCATCGTCGACGAACTGGCCGACCTGATCATGACCTCGACCAAGGAAGTCGAAGGCCACATCATCCGCATCGCCCAGAAGGCCCGCGCGGTGGGCATCCACCTGATCCTGGCCACCCAGCGCCCCAGCGCCAACGTCGTGACCGGCCTCATCAAGAGCAACATGCCCTGCCGCATCAGCTTCCGCGTGGCCAGCCGCCAGGAAAGCCGCATCGTACTCGACCACAACGGCGCCGAGGTGCTCCTGGGACAGGGCGACATGCTCCTGCTGGAACCCGGTCAGAGCGCCCTGGCCCGTGCCCAGGGCACGTACGTGGACGACAGCGAGATCAAGGCCGTCGTCAACGAGCTTCGCAAGACCCGCAAACCCGAATACAACGTCGAACTGGCCAACATGTCCGCCTCCCCCTCCGGCGACGACAGCGGAGAGCGCGACGACCTGTTCGACCAGGCCGTCGAGATCGTCCTGGCCTCCAAACGCGGAAGCGTCTCGCTGCTGCAGCGGCGTCTGGCCGTGGGCTACACCCGCGCCAGCCGCATCATCGACCAGATGGCGATGGCCGGACTGCTGGGCGAATACAAGGGCAGCCAGGCCCGCGAGGTCACCATGACGATCGACGAGTGGCACCAGATGAAAGATTCGATCGCGGCTGACCAGAGCGGCGCCAGCAGCGCCGATGGCACGCCGACCAGCGTCTGA
- a CDS encoding carbon-nitrogen hydrolase family protein, with protein MSIKIAVVQMPIIPGEPDMNRRKALDMTAEALAGGADIVLLPEGMLMGYTSRMPDLAEPVNGPTTQAFQSLLAGSRAMVLYGLTERANYDCYLAATLVGAGGVMAHYRKTHLWWASDGLREEAAFFKPGHHLTTFDVKGFKAGVMICYDGDFPELTRTYATMGCSMVFWMNNRGSRGHGETAPLSLANSMIMAASCPCGKDEADRPCGGGSNITGPYGNLLAEIWNDEGVIYADVDPQAALDHRKSNPWYRGRRRELYRQL; from the coding sequence GTGAGCATCAAGATCGCCGTCGTTCAGATGCCCATCATTCCCGGCGAGCCGGACATGAATCGCCGCAAGGCTCTGGACATGACGGCAGAGGCTCTGGCCGGCGGGGCGGATATCGTTCTACTGCCCGAGGGCATGCTCATGGGCTACACTTCCCGCATGCCCGATCTGGCCGAGCCCGTCAACGGCCCGACTACCCAGGCGTTTCAGTCGCTGCTGGCCGGGTCGCGCGCCATGGTGCTCTACGGTCTGACCGAGCGTGCCAACTATGACTGCTACCTCGCCGCCACCCTCGTCGGCGCCGGCGGCGTGATGGCGCACTATCGCAAGACGCACCTGTGGTGGGCGTCTGACGGCCTGCGCGAGGAAGCGGCATTCTTCAAGCCCGGGCACCACCTGACGACCTTCGACGTCAAGGGCTTCAAGGCCGGCGTGATGATCTGCTACGACGGCGACTTTCCCGAGCTGACCCGCACCTACGCCACGATGGGCTGCTCGATGGTCTTCTGGATGAACAACCGCGGCAGCCGCGGACACGGCGAAACAGCGCCGCTGTCGCTGGCCAATTCAATGATCATGGCCGCCTCGTGCCCCTGCGGCAAAGACGAAGCGGACCGCCCCTGCGGCGGCGGCAGCAATATCACCGGTCCTTACGGGAACCTGCTGGCCGAGATCTGGAACGATGAAGGCGTGATCTATGCCGACGTGGATCCCCAGGCCGCCCTCGATCACCGCAAGAGCAACCCCTGGTACCGAGGCCGCCGGCGGGAACTGTATAGACAGTTGTGA
- a CDS encoding GH116 family glycosyl-hydrolase, protein MSNYFTYTGSRLNTISFPLGGIGTGCVGLSGTGRLVDWEIFNKPNKNSMLGFSHFAIKAEAGGQLLDSRVMNGDLPPPYMGGGMGPGRETLAGVPHFSKCEFQGEFPIARLTLTDRKFPGAVTVKAFNPFIPLNEDDSGIPAAFFEVEVKNPTKKKINYTLCLTVQNPLAGGTANTFAANGKIKQINLSSVSLPKEDVKYGDMTVATDAADVSYQEYWFRGAWFDNLGVYWRDLREQGKLKNRTYTPSDKAGGDHATLAAHVTAAPGKTVKARFVIAWNFPNCENYWNPVRCDSGACCNDSTKCGDGINHEANRWKNYYATLFADSKATANYCLTQWDRLESQTQAFKDALFGSDLPAAAIDAVSANISLLKSPTCLRIDDGTFYGWEGCHCNSGCCEGSCTHVWNYAYAMPFLFPHLERTVRDADFQYNYADDGSMGFRIQLPLGRARSTMRPCVDGQFCGVVKAYREWKICGDDAWLKGHWPKIKKNIEWAWSPENYDMWDRDKDGVLEGRQHHTLDVELFGPSSWLNSFYLAALKAGIEMAEYLGDAAAAAEYREVFDKGKAWVDKNLFNGEYYHQKIDVSDKGILDKLAATGLEQHKGIDYYWDGEHGQIKYQIDHGCALDQILGQWHANLCGLGDVLDPAQARKAAKSLYRYNFKKSMRDVFNACRIYSLNDEGGLMICEWPNGAEKPACPLTYAEETMNGFEYSGAITMIQYGLVKEGLEAVAAVRQRYNGENRNPWDEIECGHNYARSMASFALLPALSGFQFDMPRKTIGFNPVIEGKGGKFDCLWSLEGAWGMFRKSRKSVAVEVTAGKLTLAALNLPFLVKSKIKSVTLGKKKVVCTIEGGRLVFATPVTIDPKAALTVTM, encoded by the coding sequence ATGAGCAACTACTTCACGTACACCGGTTCGCGGCTGAACACGATCTCGTTTCCCCTGGGCGGCATCGGCACGGGGTGCGTCGGGTTGTCCGGCACGGGGCGGCTGGTCGACTGGGAAATCTTCAACAAGCCCAACAAGAACAGCATGCTGGGCTTTTCGCACTTCGCCATCAAGGCTGAGGCCGGCGGGCAACTGCTCGACAGCCGCGTCATGAACGGCGATCTGCCACCGCCGTACATGGGCGGCGGAATGGGCCCCGGGCGCGAGACGCTGGCCGGCGTGCCGCACTTTTCCAAGTGCGAGTTTCAAGGCGAGTTCCCCATCGCCAGGCTCACGCTGACCGACCGCAAGTTCCCCGGCGCCGTCACCGTCAAGGCGTTCAACCCGTTCATCCCGCTCAACGAGGACGACTCGGGCATCCCGGCGGCGTTCTTCGAGGTCGAGGTCAAGAACCCCACCAAAAAGAAGATCAACTACACGCTGTGCCTGACGGTGCAAAACCCGCTGGCCGGCGGGACGGCCAACACATTCGCCGCCAATGGCAAGATCAAGCAGATCAACCTGTCCAGCGTCTCGCTGCCCAAGGAAGACGTCAAGTACGGCGACATGACGGTGGCCACCGACGCGGCCGACGTGAGCTACCAGGAATACTGGTTCCGCGGCGCGTGGTTCGACAACCTGGGCGTCTACTGGCGCGACCTGCGAGAGCAGGGCAAGCTCAAGAACCGCACCTACACGCCGTCCGACAAGGCCGGCGGCGACCACGCGACGCTGGCGGCACACGTCACGGCAGCGCCGGGCAAGACCGTCAAGGCCCGCTTCGTCATCGCCTGGAACTTCCCCAACTGTGAGAACTACTGGAACCCGGTTCGCTGCGACAGCGGCGCCTGCTGCAACGACAGCACCAAGTGCGGCGACGGGATCAACCATGAGGCCAACCGCTGGAAGAACTATTACGCCACGCTCTTTGCCGACTCCAAGGCCACGGCGAACTACTGCCTGACGCAGTGGGACCGGCTCGAGAGCCAGACGCAGGCGTTCAAGGATGCGCTGTTCGGCTCGGACCTGCCCGCGGCGGCGATCGACGCGGTGTCGGCGAACATCTCGCTGCTCAAGAGCCCGACGTGCCTGCGGATCGACGACGGGACGTTCTACGGTTGGGAAGGCTGCCACTGCAACAGCGGTTGCTGCGAGGGAAGCTGCACGCACGTGTGGAACTACGCCTACGCCATGCCGTTCCTGTTCCCGCACCTGGAGCGGACGGTTCGCGACGCGGACTTCCAGTACAACTACGCCGACGACGGGAGTATGGGCTTCCGCATCCAACTGCCGCTGGGGCGAGCGCGCTCGACGATGCGCCCCTGCGTCGACGGGCAGTTCTGCGGCGTCGTCAAGGCGTATCGCGAATGGAAGATCTGCGGCGACGACGCCTGGCTCAAAGGCCACTGGCCCAAGATCAAGAAGAACATCGAGTGGGCCTGGTCGCCTGAAAATTACGACATGTGGGACCGCGACAAGGACGGCGTGCTCGAAGGCCGCCAGCACCACACCCTCGACGTCGAGCTGTTCGGCCCCAGCAGTTGGCTCAACAGCTTCTACCTCGCGGCCCTGAAGGCGGGCATCGAGATGGCCGAGTATCTCGGCGACGCGGCCGCGGCGGCCGAATATCGCGAGGTCTTCGACAAGGGCAAGGCCTGGGTCGACAAGAACCTCTTCAACGGCGAGTACTACCACCAGAAGATCGACGTGTCCGACAAGGGCATCCTGGACAAGCTCGCCGCCACCGGCCTGGAGCAGCACAAGGGCATCGACTATTACTGGGACGGCGAGCACGGCCAGATCAAGTACCAGATCGACCACGGCTGCGCGCTGGACCAGATCCTGGGCCAGTGGCACGCGAACCTCTGCGGCCTGGGCGACGTGCTCGACCCGGCGCAGGCGCGCAAGGCCGCCAAGTCGCTCTATCGCTACAACTTCAAGAAGTCGATGCGCGACGTGTTCAACGCCTGCCGCATCTACAGCCTCAACGACGAAGGCGGGCTGATGATCTGCGAATGGCCCAATGGCGCCGAAAAGCCGGCCTGCCCGCTGACCTACGCCGAAGAGACGATGAACGGCTTCGAGTACAGCGGCGCCATCACCATGATCCAGTACGGCCTGGTGAAGGAAGGCCTCGAGGCCGTCGCGGCTGTCCGCCAGCGGTATAACGGCGAGAACCGCAATCCGTGGGACGAGATCGAGTGCGGGCACAACTACGCCCGCTCGATGGCCAGCTTCGCCCTGCTTCCGGCGCTGAGCGGGTTCCAGTTCGACATGCCGCGCAAGACCATCGGCTTCAATCCGGTCATCGAGGGCAAGGGCGGCAAGTTCGACTGCCTCTGGTCGCTCGAAGGCGCCTGGGGCATGTTCCGCAAGTCGCGCAAGAGCGTGGCCGTCGAAGTTACCGCCGGCAAACTCACGCTGGCGGCGCTGAACCTGCCCTTCCTGGTCAAGAGCAAAATCAAGAGCGTGACGCTGGGCAAGAAGAAGGTCGTCTGCACGATCGAAGGCGGCCGGCTGGTCTTTGCCACGCCCGTGACCATCGATCCCAAGGCCGCACTGACAGTGACGATGTAA